From the Clostridium putrefaciens genome, one window contains:
- a CDS encoding chemotaxis protein CheC, whose amino-acid sequence MNYLKLDDIQLDALKEMSNIGSGNAVTSFSQLLNKRIDMTVPDINIVKFEDIFSRIDGENPLVGVVVRVLGDAPGNILFILNNEVALNIIGLLTGTKVDTINDMGYSVLCEVGNIIAGSYMNAIGKLTNLLIIPSVPAVTYDMLGAILSTIFIETGQYDDYVLDIETTFLNNDINNDENNNIGAHFYYIPKPGSLDKMLNALGLI is encoded by the coding sequence ATGAATTATTTAAAGTTAGATGATATACAACTTGATGCTTTAAAAGAAATGAGTAATATTGGATCAGGTAATGCAGTTACATCATTCTCTCAACTGTTAAATAAGAGGATAGATATGACAGTTCCAGATATTAATATAGTAAAATTTGAAGATATCTTTTCTCGAATAGATGGAGAAAACCCATTGGTTGGAGTTGTTGTTAGAGTGCTTGGTGATGCGCCTGGAAATATACTATTTATACTTAATAATGAAGTAGCTTTAAATATAATAGGGTTACTCACAGGAACTAAGGTAGATACTATAAATGATATGGGGTACTCAGTACTTTGTGAAGTGGGAAATATAATAGCAGGGTCTTATATGAATGCTATAGGAAAGCTTACAAATCTATTGATAATTCCATCTGTGCCGGCTGTGACTTATGATATGTTAGGAGCTATTCTTAGCACCATATTTATTGAGACAGGCCAATATGATGATTATGTATTAGATATTGAAACTACATTTTTAAATAACGATATAAATAATGATGAAAATAATAATATTGGTGCACATTTTTATTATATCCCGAAGCCGGGATCTTTAGATAAGATGTTAAATGCACTGGGATTAATTTAA
- a CDS encoding chemotaxis protein CheA, whose protein sequence is MDLQQYLSMFLEESMDNLQILNESLLELEQNPDDTDKLNEIFRVAHTIKGMAATMGYNNIAELTHKMEDVLERFRQGELKVTERVVTVLFQCLDNLEKMVNNVSEGIGDEEDIEDIIDELESISKEHNEKTEYKIESKEVVEEYIEKDLIDLNEYDIGIIEKAQEKGFYAQKINVGLDKNTLLKSARVFLILQYLEEWGEVIKSFPSTEDIENENFDFEISLIYITTKSEQEVFSIISHISEVREIEVTKINLNKIKSISDDNYEKSQQNLTEIEEKELISSKHKINLNEYDINIIKQAEEKGFYAEEIHIVLDENTLLKSARAFLIFKALEEGGEVIKSVPSIEEIENENFDFEISLIYITNKNKEDTSHIIYNISEVRNVEVNKIELTSIGMKETEEANTIFIDEKEIEQIKTSKPNMKVQDLERVGGVTHKKNHQSIRVDLERLDKLMNMVSELVIHRTRLEQISSSNKSVELNETLEQIGRTTSDIQDLVMKIRMLPLDVVFNRFPRMIRDISLELDKDIEFVIEGQDTELDRTVIDEIGEPLIHLIRNAADHGIESREERRLKDKSSTGVITLSAYQEGTKAVIRVEDNGRGINIEKVRLKAEKLGISTDGMNENDIKNLVFLQGFSTNDKVTDISGRGVGMDVVKTKIGALGGTVEVISEIDKGSTFIIKLPLTLQIIQALLVKVGSETMAISLGYIDRVINYREDLIKRTNGEEVIIYRDNVIPLIRINELLEIDEKRKGGKGFIVITNVAEKSVGFLVDDLLGQQEIVIKPLGSIFHELKEYIGATILGDGLVTLILDVGALV, encoded by the coding sequence ATGGATTTGCAACAATATTTGTCTATGTTTTTAGAAGAGTCTATGGATAACCTTCAAATTTTAAATGAATCCCTATTAGAACTTGAACAAAATCCAGATGATACGGACAAGCTAAATGAAATATTTAGGGTAGCTCACACTATAAAGGGAATGGCAGCTACAATGGGATATAATAATATAGCAGAGTTAACCCATAAGATGGAGGATGTTCTAGAAAGATTTAGGCAAGGAGAACTTAAAGTTACAGAAAGGGTTGTAACAGTTCTTTTTCAATGTCTTGATAATCTTGAAAAGATGGTGAATAATGTATCGGAAGGTATAGGCGATGAAGAAGATATTGAAGATATAATAGATGAATTAGAATCTATATCCAAAGAGCATAATGAAAAAACAGAATATAAAATTGAGTCAAAAGAAGTTGTAGAAGAATATATAGAAAAAGATTTAATAGATCTTAATGAATATGATATAGGTATTATTGAAAAGGCTCAAGAAAAAGGATTTTATGCTCAAAAAATAAATGTAGGTCTGGATAAAAATACATTGTTAAAATCAGCGAGGGTATTTTTAATACTACAGTATTTAGAAGAATGGGGAGAAGTAATAAAATCATTTCCAAGTACAGAAGATATTGAAAATGAGAACTTTGATTTTGAAATCTCATTAATTTATATTACAACAAAGAGTGAGCAAGAAGTGTTTAGTATTATTTCTCATATTTCTGAAGTAAGAGAGATTGAAGTTACTAAAATAAATTTAAATAAAATCAAATCTATAAGTGATGATAATTATGAAAAATCACAACAAAACTTAACTGAAATAGAAGAAAAAGAATTAATATCATCAAAACACAAAATAAATCTTAATGAGTATGATATAAATATTATTAAGCAAGCAGAAGAAAAAGGATTTTATGCTGAGGAAATCCACATAGTTTTGGATGAAAATACATTGTTGAAATCTGCAAGAGCATTTTTAATATTCAAGGCATTAGAGGAAGGTGGAGAAGTAATAAAATCTGTGCCAAGCATAGAAGAAATTGAAAATGAAAATTTTGATTTTGAAATTTCGCTAATTTATATTACAAATAAGAATAAAGAAGATACATCACATATTATATATAACATTTCAGAGGTTAGAAATGTAGAAGTTAATAAAATAGAATTAACATCTATTGGTATGAAGGAGACTGAAGAAGCTAATACCATATTTATTGATGAAAAAGAAATAGAACAAATAAAGACCTCTAAACCAAATATGAAAGTTCAAGATTTGGAAAGAGTAGGTGGCGTAACCCATAAAAAAAACCATCAATCAATAAGAGTTGACTTAGAAAGACTAGATAAACTTATGAATATGGTTTCAGAGCTTGTGATACATAGGACTAGATTAGAGCAAATAAGTTCATCTAATAAGTCAGTTGAGTTAAATGAGACATTAGAACAAATAGGCAGAACCACTTCTGATATTCAAGATTTGGTAATGAAAATAAGGATGCTGCCTTTAGATGTAGTCTTTAATAGATTCCCAAGAATGATAAGAGATATATCTTTAGAGCTTGATAAAGATATAGAATTTGTTATAGAAGGTCAAGATACAGAGCTAGATAGAACAGTAATAGATGAAATAGGTGAACCACTTATACATCTTATAAGAAATGCTGCTGATCATGGAATAGAGTCTAGGGAGGAACGAAGGTTAAAAGATAAAAGTTCTACAGGGGTAATAACTTTGAGTGCGTACCAAGAAGGCACAAAAGCCGTTATAAGGGTTGAAGATAACGGAAGAGGGATAAATATAGAGAAGGTTAGACTAAAAGCTGAGAAGCTTGGTATAAGTACAGATGGCATGAATGAAAATGACATAAAGAACTTGGTGTTTCTTCAAGGTTTTAGTACTAACGATAAGGTAACAGATATTTCCGGCCGTGGGGTTGGTATGGATGTTGTTAAAACAAAAATTGGAGCTTTAGGTGGGACGGTTGAGGTTATAAGTGAAATAGACAAGGGCTCCACATTTATAATTAAATTACCCCTTACCCTACAAATAATCCAAGCTCTTCTTGTTAAAGTTGGTAGTGAAACTATGGCTATATCATTAGGCTACATAGATAGAGTTATTAATTATAGAGAAGATTTAATAAAAAGAACTAATGGTGAGGAGGTTATAATATATAGAGATAATGTTATACCTTTGATTAGGATAAATGAGTTATTAGAAATTGATGAAAAAAGAAAAGGTGGAAAAGGATTTATAGTAATAACAAATGTGGCCGAAAAAAGCGTAGGATTTTTAGTTGATGACTTGTTAGGGCAACAAGAAATAGTTATAAAGCCTTTAGGTAGTATATTCCATGAATTAAAGGAATATATAGGAGCTACGATCTTAGGTGATGGATTAGTTACATTAATTCTTGATGTAGGGGCTTTAGTTTAA
- a CDS encoding CheR family methyltransferase, producing the protein MDFSQFEQWVLKDFGIDLSAYKSNQLHRRIRSLMYRIGVDNLEDYVVLLKKEEAQRQRFLDFITINVTEFFRNADIFNQFKIKLQEELHINKKTLKIWSAACSTGAEPYSIAMILDQISKGITHNIIATDIDSTILEKAKKGEYISSDIRNISKEDIHKYFNVLEGRYILNDNIKSMVKFKKHDLILDRYDTKFDVIVCRNVIIYFNQDVKNDIYKKFSSSLNQGGMLFLGATESIYNYKSFGFEKASTFIYKKL; encoded by the coding sequence ATGGATTTTTCGCAATTTGAACAATGGGTTTTAAAGGATTTTGGAATAGATTTATCTGCCTATAAGTCTAATCAACTTCATAGAAGGATTCGGAGTTTAATGTATAGGATAGGTGTAGATAATCTTGAAGATTATGTAGTTTTATTAAAAAAAGAAGAAGCACAAAGGCAAAGGTTTTTAGATTTTATAACTATAAATGTTACAGAATTTTTTAGAAATGCAGATATATTTAATCAATTTAAAATAAAACTTCAGGAAGAATTGCATATCAATAAAAAAACGCTTAAAATTTGGAGTGCTGCTTGTTCTACTGGTGCAGAACCATACTCAATAGCTATGATATTAGATCAAATATCAAAAGGTATAACTCATAACATTATAGCAACAGATATAGATAGTACTATATTAGAAAAAGCTAAAAAGGGAGAATATATTTCTTCAGATATTAGAAATATATCAAAAGAAGATATACATAAATATTTTAATGTGTTAGAAGGGAGGTATATACTAAATGATAATATAAAAAGTATGGTAAAGTTTAAGAAACATGATCTTATTTTGGACAGATATGATACTAAATTTGATGTTATAGTTTGTCGAAATGTGATTATATATTTTAACCAAGATGTGAAGAACGATATATATAAGAAATTTAGTAGCTCTTTAAATCAAGGTGGTATGCTTTTTTTAGGTGCCACTGAAAGTATATATAATTATAAAAGCTTTGGATTTGAAAAAGCCTCTACATTTATATATAAAAAGCTATAA
- a CDS encoding protein-glutamate methylesterase/protein-glutamine glutaminase, whose protein sequence is MNKIKVMVVDDSALMRKIISDMLNRQLDIEVIGIARNGQELLSKLETQHPDVITLDVEMPKMNGIEALKELKLRNINIPVIMLSSISKRGAELTMECLEAGAFDFIPKPSGSISLDIDKVLDDLTEKIRLAYNKKVLGKLNKNNEHKIVIKSFKKDKEFVENRPNHTKRIQAIVIGASTGGPRSLHTIIKSLPPKLGVPIIIVQHMPAGFTKAFAKRLNNNSNIEVVEAIDGDNIERDKIYIAPGGFHLEISKDKKISLNTDKTIWGVRPAVDKLFISASKVYGSNLMSIILTGMGKDGANGTVEVKKMGGYTISEDESTCIIYGMPKMAYATGMVDIALPLKDIPLHIVKSVMGVRR, encoded by the coding sequence TTGAATAAAATTAAGGTGATGGTAGTAGACGATTCAGCCCTAATGCGTAAAATTATATCAGATATGTTAAATCGTCAATTAGATATAGAAGTTATTGGTATAGCTAGAAATGGACAAGAGTTACTATCAAAACTTGAAACACAACATCCGGATGTAATAACCTTAGATGTTGAAATGCCTAAAATGAACGGCATAGAAGCTTTGAAAGAGTTAAAACTAAGAAACATAAACATACCAGTTATAATGTTAAGTAGTATATCCAAAAGAGGCGCAGAATTAACTATGGAATGCCTTGAAGCTGGGGCTTTCGATTTTATTCCTAAGCCTTCAGGGAGTATTTCTTTGGATATAGACAAAGTTTTAGATGATTTAACTGAAAAGATAAGATTGGCATATAATAAGAAGGTCTTAGGAAAACTTAATAAGAACAATGAACATAAAATTGTTATAAAGTCTTTTAAAAAAGATAAAGAGTTTGTAGAAAATAGGCCGAATCATACAAAAAGGATACAAGCAATAGTTATTGGAGCATCTACTGGTGGGCCTAGATCCCTACATACAATAATTAAATCTCTTCCTCCAAAACTTGGAGTACCTATTATAATTGTACAACATATGCCAGCTGGATTTACTAAAGCTTTTGCTAAGAGACTTAATAATAATAGTAATATAGAGGTCGTAGAAGCAATTGATGGAGATAATATAGAACGAGATAAAATATACATAGCTCCTGGTGGGTTTCATTTAGAGATAAGTAAAGATAAGAAGATTTCTCTTAATACTGATAAAACTATTTGGGGAGTGAGACCAGCTGTAGATAAGCTCTTTATATCAGCTTCAAAGGTTTATGGATCTAACCTTATGAGTATCATATTAACGGGCATGGGAAAGGATGGGGCTAATGGAACGGTGGAGGTAAAAAAAATGGGCGGATATACTATATCAGAAGATGAATCTACTTGCATAATATATGGAATGCCTAAGATGGCTTATGCAACTGGAATGGTGGATATAGCTTTGCCACTAAAAGACATACCTTTACATATTGTAAAAAGCGTTATGGGGGTTAGGAGATAA
- a CDS encoding chemotaxis protein CheD produces the protein MKIMEHSNKIRVGIGEANIVNSPGEIIAVGLGSCIGIALYDKSIALGGLAHIILPDSTQFNKVNNPFKFANLAIPLLLNIMEKEGAKKKNITAKIVGGASMFNFADKNKTNDIGNRNEVAVRQSLSELSIPIISTDVGGNKGRTMILDTSSGIVYIRTIGIGIKEL, from the coding sequence ATAAAGATTATGGAACACAGTAATAAGATTAGAGTAGGAATTGGAGAAGCTAATATAGTAAACTCACCAGGAGAAATAATTGCAGTGGGTTTAGGATCTTGTATAGGTATAGCGTTATATGACAAGAGTATAGCGCTGGGGGGATTAGCTCATATTATATTACCTGATAGTACTCAATTCAATAAAGTGAATAATCCTTTTAAATTTGCAAATTTGGCAATTCCACTACTTTTAAACATAATGGAAAAAGAGGGTGCAAAGAAGAAAAATATAACAGCTAAAATAGTTGGGGGAGCATCTATGTTTAATTTTGCAGATAAAAATAAGACAAATGATATAGGTAATAGAAATGAGGTAGCTGTAAGACAAAGCTTAAGTGAATTGTCAATACCTATTATATCTACAGATGTAGGAGGAAATAAAGGCAGAACCATGATATTAGATACTTCTAGTGGTATCGTCTATATAAGAACTATAGGCATAGGAATAAAAGAATTATGA
- a CDS encoding chemotaxis protein CheW has product MDERHIKVLVFSLNGESYATDIMEVERILGYEKPTVLPDAPDFIDGVINYEDHILPVISIVKKFKIQEAVKDADTKIIVVKQDNQKIGMIVDLVSEVKDIRLEDIENPPSIVTSISRRYIKGLIRLDGNIMILLNLANILTEQEKRNMV; this is encoded by the coding sequence ATGGATGAAAGGCATATTAAGGTTTTGGTCTTTAGCTTAAATGGAGAAAGTTATGCTACAGATATAATGGAAGTTGAAAGGATCTTAGGTTATGAAAAACCTACAGTACTTCCTGATGCACCTGATTTTATAGATGGTGTAATAAACTATGAAGATCACATATTACCAGTAATAAGTATAGTTAAGAAGTTTAAAATTCAAGAGGCAGTAAAAGATGCAGATACAAAGATAATTGTAGTAAAGCAAGATAATCAGAAAATAGGTATGATAGTAGATTTGGTTTCAGAAGTTAAAGATATAAGATTAGAAGATATAGAGAACCCTCCAAGCATAGTGACTTCTATTTCTAGAAGGTATATTAAAGGACTTATAAGGCTAGATGGGAATATAATGATATTATTGAACCTGGCGAATATTCTCACAGAACAAGAAAAGAGAAATATGGTATAA
- a CDS encoding DUF342 domain-containing protein has translation MMEKTYSSFTLKKCLLQASKELNIPINNLKYNIIEEKRGLFKKKVVINVLLKNENDNMNIIEKKDGIIGIKSGKVCVSNPENGGRPAKINICKYLIIKVNGEKIEEKKEVYNEDTIDLTIIQDDVVPKRNMEIKFSSDKNKMKAYLSTEFIPKTIYKVKDTYGVKDLNIDVEEEKTHLPFYTEQEIKDALSLLDITFGIKEEAIQKISTETENNDVVIAEGVFPIDQEQDYIEFKFGKDKNKLKENEVGTVDYKSIGTVESFKKGDIIAEKVEGKKGVDGKNVKGEILQFKVPKSIIFRAAEGCILSEDGKKIVSLVEGKASFKNGCFFVRRVHEVASDVNLKTGDIKFSEHIVIKGNVMEGMKVEGGSTVVVEGYIESSEIISKGDVTIKGNVMLSKIYGGGTDVLKLNYINNLNALSTTLEGIVKGVKDIKRFKLVEGQASDGSIIKSLIDTKFKNTSKMCMNIIRDSLMEQDYDTELIDIIKKRVIGLGPLQIKDYNELNDIIFMIKGNIELFNNNSTIPVSVNLNYCQDSNIHSTGNIVFKGKGQYISNISSNDGIYFEQPGAISRGGRISAKKEIKARIVGSPAGVVTTLMVEDKGHIYVDTAYQNTTFVFGEKEGILEIPSKNVHAYMGSDGNIVIDRLKL, from the coding sequence ATGATGGAGAAAACTTATTCATCTTTTACTCTTAAAAAGTGTCTTTTGCAAGCTAGCAAGGAGCTAAATATACCTATTAATAATCTAAAGTATAATATTATTGAAGAAAAAAGGGGATTATTTAAAAAGAAGGTAGTAATTAATGTCCTTCTTAAAAATGAAAATGATAATATGAATATAATAGAAAAAAAAGATGGCATTATTGGTATTAAAAGTGGAAAGGTTTGTGTTTCTAACCCTGAAAATGGAGGAAGACCTGCAAAGATAAATATCTGTAAATATTTAATTATAAAGGTTAATGGAGAAAAGATAGAAGAAAAGAAAGAAGTATATAATGAAGATACTATAGACCTAACTATAATCCAAGATGATGTTGTGCCAAAAAGAAATATGGAAATTAAATTTTCTTCAGATAAAAACAAGATGAAAGCTTATTTAAGTACAGAATTCATTCCTAAAACAATTTACAAAGTCAAAGATACTTATGGTGTTAAAGACTTAAATATAGATGTTGAAGAAGAAAAAACACATTTGCCATTTTATACTGAACAAGAAATAAAAGATGCCCTATCATTATTGGATATTACTTTTGGAATAAAAGAGGAAGCAATACAAAAGATATCCACAGAAACAGAGAATAATGATGTAGTTATAGCTGAAGGTGTTTTCCCAATAGACCAAGAACAAGATTATATAGAATTTAAATTCGGCAAAGATAAAAATAAGTTAAAAGAAAATGAAGTTGGAACTGTAGATTATAAAAGTATAGGAACTGTGGAATCATTTAAAAAAGGGGATATAATTGCTGAGAAAGTTGAAGGAAAAAAGGGCGTGGATGGTAAGAATGTAAAAGGTGAGATTTTGCAGTTTAAGGTACCTAAATCAATTATATTTAGAGCGGCAGAGGGATGTATTCTTTCAGAAGATGGCAAGAAAATAGTATCCTTGGTAGAAGGAAAGGCTTCTTTTAAAAACGGATGCTTTTTTGTAAGGAGGGTACATGAAGTAGCTTCAGATGTGAACTTAAAAACCGGAGATATAAAATTCTCAGAACACATAGTTATAAAAGGTAATGTTATGGAGGGAATGAAAGTTGAAGGTGGCAGCACTGTGGTTGTAGAAGGATATATAGAATCATCAGAGATAATAAGCAAGGGAGATGTCACTATAAAGGGTAATGTTATGTTATCTAAGATATATGGTGGGGGAACCGATGTATTAAAATTAAATTACATTAATAATTTAAATGCACTTTCAACGACATTAGAAGGAATAGTTAAAGGTGTTAAAGATATAAAGAGGTTTAAATTAGTTGAAGGGCAAGCTAGTGACGGCAGCATTATTAAAAGCTTAATAGATACCAAGTTTAAAAACACATCAAAGATGTGTATGAATATAATAAGGGACTCCCTTATGGAACAAGATTACGATACAGAACTTATAGATATTATAAAAAAAAGGGTCATAGGATTAGGGCCCTTGCAGATAAAGGATTACAATGAATTAAATGATATAATATTTATGATTAAAGGAAACATTGAACTATTTAATAATAATTCAACTATACCAGTAAGCGTTAATCTTAATTATTGCCAGGATTCTAATATTCATAGTACAGGTAATATTGTTTTTAAAGGCAAAGGTCAATATATTTCTAACATTTCTTCAAACGATGGGATATACTTTGAACAGCCAGGGGCCATATCAAGAGGTGGAAGAATAAGTGCTAAAAAGGAGATAAAAGCTAGAATTGTTGGGAGCCCTGCGGGGGTAGTTACAACTCTAATGGTAGAAGACAAAGGTCACATATATGTAGATACTGCTTATCAAAATACTACTTTTGTCTTTGGTGAAAAAGAGGGCATATTAGAAATTCCAAGCAAGAATGTACATGCGTATATGGGGAGTGATGGCAATATTGTTATAGATAGATTAAAGTTATAG